In Erigeron canadensis isolate Cc75 chromosome 7, C_canadensis_v1, whole genome shotgun sequence, one DNA window encodes the following:
- the LOC122609416 gene encoding protein VAPYRIN-LIKE-like: MDRLVKPNVKDLSLVFTRDQKCRTTFELTNLMHTMPVVVFLDTTSPALLSFTHPFSVIPPLGTMSYTLLSQPLDHPPLSVPTANVLVQSSMLLTRKTDQESLRLVFSKRGPHIFKDATIPVSFVGPQVVEFLLSSRHSKTVDTMFFLTKSVPFCNESSLISLLKSAVLAGNSHFVTFLKNNGANVNHRSKTGESMMSLAIRSGNVDVVRAIVESTFMVDHSLDRFLHDAASMNSVDIMELLCMSYLDIDINSIDSRGQTPLHIASKHGYIEAIDFLVTLGSDPAIVDDNGWTPLHFASSEGHVLAVEFLLNSCSYVKYALTKEGKTAIALAYENDHMELYDMLYLGDVLLRAATINDVNGLKKCLAEGANVNGKDQNGWTALHRAAFKGRVESVQALLDNGARVDLVDDTGCPALHRAIDSGHAQVALLLVAGGARANTKSLIGHMVFDMDSGKSTQHSLVAPLC, from the coding sequence ATGGATCGATTGGTTAAGCCAAATGTGAAGGACTTGAGCCTCGTGTTCACTAGAGACCAAAAGTGTCGCACCACTTTTGAGTTAACCAACTTGATGCACACCATGCCCGTCGTGGTTTTTCTTGATACAACGAGCCCGGCTCTGCTCTCTTTCACCCATCCGTTTTCGGTTATCCCACCTTTAGGTACTATGTCCTACACTCTTTTATCTCAACCATTAGACCACCCACCACTTTCGGTCCCTACTGCCAACGTTCTTGTCCAGTCATCGATGTTGTTGACCCGAAAAACAGACCAGGAAAGTCTCCGGCTCGTATTTTCAAAACGTGGGCCACATATCTTCAAAGATGCCACAATCCCTGTCTCGTTTGTCGGGCCCCAAGTTGTCGAGTTTCTCCTCTCATCTCGACATTCCAAAACCGTTGAtaccatgttttttttaacaaaatccgTTCCCTTTTGCAACGAGTCTAGCCTTATTTCGTTGCTGAAATCGGCTGTTTTGGCTGGGAACTCTCACTTtgttacatttttaaaaaataatgggGCCAATGTAAACCACAGGAGCAAAACCGGAGAATCAATGATGTCATTAGCCATACGGTCAGGAAATGTGGATGTGGTTCGGGCCATAGTCGAGTCAACGTTCATGGTTGACCATTCGTTGGACCGGTTTTTACATGATGCAGCTTCTATGAACTCTGTTGATATAATGGAATTGTTGTGTATGAGTTATTTAGATATCGATATAAACTCTATCGATTCTCGAGGCCAAACACCTCTACATATAGCATCAAAGCATGGTTACATCGAAGCCATTGATTTTCTAGTTACATTAGGGAGTGACCCTGCCATTGTTGACGACAACGGGTGGACCCCGCTTCATTTTGCATCTAGCGAGGGGCACGTATTAGCCGTCGAGTTTTTGTTAAACTCGTGTTCTTATGTTAAGTACGCATTGACAAAAGAGGGAAAGACAGCGATCGCTCTTGCATACGAAAATGATCATATGGAATTATATGACATGTTGTATTTGGGGGATGTTTTGCTTAGAGCCGCGACTATCAACGATGTTAATGGACTAAAGAAGTGCTTAGCCGAAGGTGCGAATGTGAATGGGAAAGACCAAAATGGATGGACGGCTTTACATAGAGCAGCTTTTAAAGGTCGGGTTGAAAGTGTGCAAGCTTTGTTAGACAATGGTGCCCGGGTCGACTTGGTGGATGACACCGGGTGCCCAGCTCTGCATAGAGCTATAGACTCGGGTCATGCTCAAGTAGCCTTGCTATTAGTAGCTGGAGGAGCCCGAGCTAACACAAAATCTCTTATTGGTCATATGGTTTTTGATATGGATTCGGGTAAGAGTACTCAGCATTCGCTCGTTGCTCCGCTATGCTAa
- the LOC122609417 gene encoding uncharacterized protein LOC122609417 yields MNMNQLNVVSHMTQNEDFDIISRTAVVNNDDNNIIEEEINMEHVFEEDGIEDESETQREKDKAVDCNIEIPSIYTNFDEKSLHADNNWLKSYSKSKNDFALELGKDSFNNKEEFIRAIKLYFIKTHKHFEVVESRPTIWSIRCKLREQGCKWTLRGSKRERSGLFEISKYTGPHTCLHYKISQDHPNLDSSVIAQEIQHLIKAEPSTSITVLRVEIIDKLGYTPTYKKVWVGKQKAIEHVFGDWDESYNILPKFLMALQRSILVPLLNGVCWKRGSDQVEFRRIFWAFDPSIKGFKHCRLVISIDGTHLYGKYKGKMMIVMGVDGNNQILPLAFAIVENESFASSNWFLSHIKRHVVKDVDGICLISDRHPGILKAVNEKGSPWLEPRGYHRYCLRHFINNFNDKFRNSQLKTLAYRAGSQNQIRKFNSIMEEIGTINPQARQWLEGHPRDKWTLAYDGGKRNWLLTTNLSEIFNSVLKGARFLPITTCVQLTFYRLVHYFEVRRPLGSSAQANGDIYTPHVTARQTALMSKASAHSLRSFDRQKGVFEVITQRGKNIQVVNLELRSCTCGKWDIYKYPCSHVLSACAKLSLNPWQYVHECYSIINYCATWSSEFSPIPHEAY; encoded by the exons ATGAATATGAACCAATTGAATGTGGTCTCTCACATGACTCAAAATGAAGATTTCGATATTATATCTCGTACTGCCGTTGTgaacaatgatgataataatattatagAAGAAGAAATTAATATGGAACATGTTTTTGAGGAAGATGGAATAGAAGATGAAAGTGAAACACAAAGAGAAAAAGATAAAGCAGTAGATTGTAACATTGAAATACCTTCAATTTACACCAACTTTGATGAAAAAAGTTTGCATGCTGATAACAATTGGTTGAAGTCATATTCTAAAAGTAAGAATGATTTTGCTCTTGAGTTGGGAAAAGATTCTTTCAATAACAAAGAAGAATTTATTAGAGCTATTAAGCTCTATTTTATCAAAACTCATAAACATTTTGAGGTTGTTGAGTCACGACCAACCATTTGGTCTATAAGATGTAAGCTACGTGAACAAGGTTGCAAATGGACACTTCGTGGAAGTAAACGTGAACGTAGTGGATTATTTGAAATCTCAAAGTATACTGGTCCACACACTTGTTTACATTATAAGATTAGCCAAGACCATCCAAACCTAGACTCAAGCGTGATTGCTCAAGAGATTCAACACCTTATTAAAGCAGAACCTTCTACTAGTATTACTGTTCTAAGAGTTGAAATAATTGACAAGCTAGGGTATACTCCTACATACAAGAAGGTGTGGGTAGGAAAACAGAAGGCTATTGAACACGTCTTTGGGGATTGGGATGAATCATACAATATTTTACCTAAGTTTTTGATGGCGTTACAACGTTCAATCCTGGTACCATTGTTGAATGGTGTGTGTTGGAAGAGAGGGTCAGATCAAGTGGAATTTAGACGTATTTTCTGGGCATTTGATCCTTCTATTAAAGGCTTTAAGCATTGTCGCCTGGTGATTAGCATTGATGGCACACATTTGTATGGAAAGTATAAAGGTAAAATGATGATTGTAATGGGAGTTGATGGTAACAATCAAATTTTACCACTTGCTTTTGCTATCGTTGAGAATGAATCTTTCGCTAGCTCGAATTGGTTTCTTTCACATATCAAGAGACATGTGGTGAAAGATGTTGACGGGATCTGCCTAATATCCGATCGTCACCCTGGAATCTTGAAGGCTGTTAATGAGAAAGGATCTCCTTGGTTAGAGCCTCGTGGTTATCACAG GTATTGCTTAAGGCATTTCATCAACAACTTTAATGATAAGTTTCGCAACTCACAGCTAAAGACTTTAGCTTACCGGGCTGGTAGTCAGAATCAAATTCGTAAGTTCAATTCTATTATGGAAGAAATTGGAACAATAAACCCACAAGCACGTCAATGGCTTGAGGGACATCCACGTGATAAATGGACACTTGCATATGATGGAGGGAAACGAAATTGGTTGCTCACTACAAATTTGTCGGAGATTTTCAATAGTGTACTTAAAGGTGCTCGTTTTTTACCAATCACAACATGTGTTCAACTTACATTTTATAGATTGGTTCATTATTTTGAGGTGAGACGTCCTTTGGGGTCTAGTGCTCAAGCCAATGGAGATATATATACTCCTCATGTTACAGCAAGACAAACCGCTTTAATGTCAAAGGCTAGTGCACATTCATTGAGATCATTTGATCGACAAAAAGGAGTATTTGAGGTGATAACTCAAAGGGGAAAAAACATCCAGGTAGTTAATCTAGAATTACGAAGCTGCACATGTGGCAAATGGGATATATATAAGTATCCGTGTTCTCATGTTTTGAGTGCATGTGCTAAACTTTCGTTGAACCCGTGGCAATATGTTCATGAGTGTTACtcaattataaattattgtgcAACTTGGTCATCAGAGTTTTCTCCAATTCCTCATGAAGCGTACTAG
- the LOC122607566 gene encoding gibberellin receptor GID1B-like: MAGSNEINANEAKKVVPLHTWILISNFKLAYNMLRRPDGTFNRELAEFLDRKVAANTIPVDGVYSFDVVDRTTNLVNRIYRCVSPENEFNRQPGAGILELENPLSTTEIVPVIIFFHGGSFTHSSANSAIYDTFCRRLTGLIKGVVVSVNYRRSPEHRYPCAYEDGWEALKWVHSKSWLISGKSPKESKVHVYLAGDSSGGNIAHHVALRAAQEGVEVLGNILLHPLFGGEERKESEKRLDGKYFVRVQDRDWYWRAFLPEGEDRDHPACNIFGPRGVSLNEVNFPKSLVVVAGFDLVQDWQLAYVEGLEKAGQDVKLLFLEKATIGFYFLPNNEHFYTLMDEIKSFVSS; this comes from the exons ATGGCTGGTAGTAATGAAATTAATGCAAATGAAGCCAAG AAAGTGGTTCCTTTGCATACATGGATCCTAATTTCCAACTTCAAATTAGCTTACAATATGCTCCGGCGACCGGACGGCACTTTCAACCGTGAATTAGCCGAGTTTCTTGACCGGAAAGTGGCCGCCAATACTATCCCGGTGGATGGTGTGTACTCATTTGATGTCGTTGACCGAACAACGAATTTGGTCAACAGGATTTATAGATGTGTCTCACCGGAAAATGAATTTAACCGGCAACCTGGTGCCGGAATCTTGGAACTCGAAAACCCTTTAAGCACAACTGAAATAGTCCCAGTTATAATCTTTTTTCATGGGGGAAGTTTCACTCATTCGTCCGCGAATAGTGCGATTTACGACACGTTTTGTAGACGGTTAACGGGCCTTATTAAAGGGGTTGTGGTGTCGGTTAATTATCGGCGGTCACCGGAGCATCGGTATCCGTGTGCTTATGAGGATGGTTGGGAAGCTTTGAAATGGGTTCATTCTAAATCATGGCTTATAAGTGGCAAAAGTCCTAAAGAGAGTAAAGTTCATGTTTATTTAGCCGGTGATAGTTCCGGTGGAAATATCGCACACCATGTGGCCCTACGGGCGGCCCAAGAGGGGGTCGAGGTGCTCGGGAACATATTGTTGCATCCTTTATTTGGCGGTGAAGAAAGGAAAGAATCCGAAAAGAGATTAGATGGGAAATATTTTGTTAGGGTTCAAGATAGGGATTGGTATTGGAGAGCTTTTTTGCCCGAAGGGGAAGATCGCGATCATCCGGCTTGTAACATATTCGGGCCACGTGGGGTTAGTCTTAACGAGGTCAATTTTCCAAAGAGTTTGGTTGTTGTAGCCGGATTTGATCTTGTTCAAGATTGGCAATTGGCATATGTTGAAGGACTCGAAAAAGCAGGACAAGATGTGAAGCTATTGTTTTTGGAAAAGGCCACAATCGGGTTCTATTTCTTGCCAAATAACGAGCATTTCTACACGTTAATGGACGAGATCAAAAGCTTTGTGAGCTCTTAA